The Streptomyces avermitilis MA-4680 = NBRC 14893 genome contains a region encoding:
- a CDS encoding TetR/AcrR family transcriptional regulator, whose amino-acid sequence MSDEGTGLRARLIEAGVDLVAKEGANALSLREIARRAGVSHGAPRRYFPTHLALLSAIARRGFAELAERATAAVGDGGASPRAQLASLGRVYLDFALDNRGMYELMFRHDLLESNRLGLRDTSLPLFGVLVDLVARARPGADARAVAGSLWANLHGIAQLWGWGSLQLATGAVDFAPLLGTALDAHLGPEDQ is encoded by the coding sequence ATGAGCGATGAGGGGACCGGGCTGCGGGCTCGGCTGATCGAGGCGGGCGTCGACCTGGTGGCCAAGGAGGGCGCGAACGCGCTGTCCCTGCGGGAGATCGCCCGTCGGGCGGGGGTCTCGCACGGGGCCCCGCGCCGCTACTTCCCCACCCACCTGGCGCTGCTCTCCGCCATCGCGCGGCGCGGCTTCGCGGAGCTGGCGGAGCGGGCGACGGCGGCGGTCGGCGACGGCGGGGCGAGCCCGCGCGCACAACTGGCGTCCCTGGGACGGGTCTACCTGGACTTCGCGCTGGACAACCGGGGCATGTACGAGCTGATGTTCCGTCACGACCTGCTGGAGAGCAACCGTCTGGGGCTGCGCGACACCAGCCTGCCGCTCTTCGGTGTGCTGGTGGACCTGGTCGCAAGGGCCCGTCCCGGGGCGGACGCCCGCGCCGTCGCCGGCTCCCTGTGGGCGAACCTGCACGGGATCGCCCAGCTGTGGGGCTGGGGCAGCCTTCAACTCGCCACCGGCGCGGTCGACTTCGCACCCCTGCTGGGTACGGCCCTGGACGCGCACCTCGGGCCGGAGGACCAGTGA
- a CDS encoding MFS transporter gives MSAHRGLTLTSSVVGAVIVALDGTVLTVAQPTLGRDLHASVAEVQWTSTGYLIAVASLLVFAGRVGDRYGHQRVFAVGMLGFGAASAGIGMAAGIGWVIGLRVVQGVFGALLQPATLGMLRAAYPPDRLGMPIALRTSAIGVAAAAGPLVGGALVTPFGWRSVFFVNVVPALAMGGLALAVRGPERTPPSGRRLDLPGACLLAVALACLVHTLVGIPDGGWTTVSTLGLIAAAVAGTVFVHHERRTPSPLLPPDVLGSAAVGAALGILVAASASMLGTLFVSSYFLQDVLGLTPLETALRALPGPVMMVLAAPASAVLMRRYGPRRTTACAMTLLALGVLVLSRLGEGSGALSIGTGFLLLGAGFGTVMVAATAVVVRQVAAGAAGVAGGLQQTAMNVGPTLGVAAATTLMTYTRVGLAPTLTVLAALAAAGALPALALPGRSGSRSGAPEESLTAS, from the coding sequence GTGAGCGCGCACCGGGGTCTCACTCTGACAAGCAGTGTCGTCGGCGCGGTGATCGTCGCCCTGGACGGGACCGTGCTGACCGTCGCGCAGCCCACGCTGGGGCGGGATCTGCACGCCTCGGTCGCCGAGGTGCAGTGGACGAGCACCGGGTATCTCATCGCGGTGGCGAGCCTGTTGGTGTTCGCGGGCCGCGTCGGCGACCGGTACGGGCATCAACGCGTCTTCGCCGTGGGCATGCTGGGTTTCGGCGCGGCCTCGGCCGGGATCGGGATGGCGGCGGGCATCGGCTGGGTGATCGGACTGCGCGTGGTTCAGGGGGTGTTCGGCGCGCTGCTCCAGCCGGCGACCCTCGGGATGCTGCGGGCCGCGTATCCGCCCGACCGGCTGGGGATGCCGATCGCGCTGCGGACGAGCGCCATCGGGGTGGCGGCCGCCGCCGGTCCGCTGGTGGGCGGGGCGCTGGTCACCCCGTTCGGCTGGCGGTCCGTCTTCTTCGTCAATGTCGTGCCCGCGCTGGCCATGGGCGGTCTCGCCCTGGCCGTCCGGGGGCCGGAGCGGACGCCCCCCTCCGGGCGGCGGCTCGACCTGCCCGGCGCCTGTCTCCTCGCGGTGGCCCTGGCGTGCCTCGTGCACACCCTGGTCGGGATTCCGGACGGCGGCTGGACGACGGTGTCCACGCTCGGGCTGATCGCGGCGGCCGTCGCCGGTACCGTCTTCGTCCACCACGAACGGCGCACGCCGAGCCCGCTGCTGCCGCCCGACGTGCTCGGTTCGGCGGCCGTCGGTGCGGCGCTGGGCATCCTGGTGGCCGCCTCGGCGTCGATGCTCGGCACCCTGTTCGTGAGCAGCTACTTCCTTCAGGACGTTCTCGGCCTGACTCCGCTGGAGACCGCCCTTCGGGCCCTGCCGGGACCGGTGATGATGGTGCTGGCGGCACCCGCCTCCGCCGTCCTCATGCGCCGCTACGGCCCCCGTCGGACGACCGCCTGCGCGATGACGCTCCTCGCCCTCGGCGTCCTCGTGCTGTCCCGGCTCGGCGAAGGGTCGGGGGCGCTGTCGATCGGAACCGGATTCCTGCTGCTCGGCGCGGGTTTCGGCACGGTGATGGTGGCCGCCACGGCGGTCGTCGTACGGCAGGTGGCGGCGGGCGCGGCCGGCGTGGCGGGCGGCCTCCAGCAGACCGCGATGAACGTGGGGCCGACGCTGGGGGTAGCGGCGGCGACCACGCTGATGACGTACACGCGCGTGGGCCTGGCTCCGACGCTGACGGTGCTGGCCGCGCTGGCCGCGGCGGGCGCACTGCCGGCTCTCGCGCTGCCGGGCCGCTCCGGCAGCCGGAGCGGAGCCCCCGAGGAATCACTCACGGCCTCGTGA
- a CDS encoding ester cyclase: MATATEKNAALLRTAYQRLQSGDLDACVELLTENFIANVPGTPDPLHGREIWRLGAQAMLEGFPDLQVDVEDMFSVHDKVAVRVHFRGTHQGTFQGVAATHRPVGFRSIELYRIEGDRIAEEWVAPDLMSLMQQISPPSGP; this comes from the coding sequence ATGGCCACCGCCACCGAGAAGAACGCAGCCTTGCTGCGCACCGCTTATCAGAGGCTGCAGAGCGGCGACCTCGACGCGTGCGTCGAGCTGCTGACGGAGAACTTCATCGCCAACGTCCCCGGGACACCCGACCCGCTGCACGGGCGGGAGATCTGGCGGCTGGGCGCTCAGGCCATGCTCGAAGGCTTCCCTGACCTCCAGGTCGACGTCGAGGACATGTTCAGCGTCCACGACAAGGTGGCGGTACGCGTCCACTTCCGCGGCACCCACCAGGGCACCTTCCAGGGCGTGGCCGCGACGCACCGGCCGGTCGGCTTCCGCAGCATCGAGCTCTACCGCATCGAGGGCGACAGGATCGCGGAGGAATGGGTGGCCCCGGACCTGATGAGCCTCATGCAGCAGATCTCGCCGCCGTCCGGTCCCTGA
- a CDS encoding TIGR03618 family F420-dependent PPOX class oxidoreductase has product MTQDATQDALLKLLSDHLAGVLVTLKRDGRPQLSNVAHAYYPDERTLRVSVTDDRAKTRNLRRDPRASYHVTGPDRRAYTVVEGVAELSPVARDPHDETVEELIRLYRDVLGEHPDWDDFRAAMVRDRRLVLRLRVERAYGIPRG; this is encoded by the coding sequence ATGACTCAGGACGCGACGCAGGACGCACTGCTGAAGCTGCTCTCCGACCATCTCGCCGGAGTGCTGGTCACCCTCAAGCGCGACGGACGGCCCCAGTTGTCGAACGTCGCCCACGCGTACTACCCCGACGAGCGGACGCTGCGGGTGTCGGTCACGGACGACCGCGCCAAGACCCGCAATCTGCGCCGGGACCCGAGGGCGTCGTACCACGTGACGGGGCCCGACCGGAGGGCGTACACGGTCGTCGAGGGCGTGGCCGAACTGTCGCCGGTCGCGCGGGACCCGCACGACGAGACCGTCGAGGAACTGATCCGGCTCTACCGTGACGTGCTGGGCGAGCACCCCGACTGGGACGACTTCCGGGCCGCGATGGTCCGCGACCGCCGGCTCGTGCTGCGCCTGCGGGTGGAGCGGGCGTACGGGATTCCGCGGGGTTGA
- a CDS encoding MerR family transcriptional regulator codes for MRIGEIAALVGVTTRAIRHYHHVGLLPEPERRPNGYRAYSVRDAVLLARVRRLTELGLSLDEVRDVLADDAGRDLADVLEELDADLARQEAEIGERRRRLAVLLAAEPRDTEPLSPALAALLAKTPHPASPAAAKDREHLTLLDAAGSGGQELYAALGPLAADPALLALYERLDALAEAPTDDPRIPALAAELVAAVPDEVFAAISAEGQVVAGFQEALLAEYAPAQAEVVRRVMEAFMRRSRG; via the coding sequence ATGCGGATCGGAGAGATCGCCGCGCTCGTCGGGGTCACGACCCGGGCGATCCGGCACTACCACCATGTCGGGCTGCTCCCGGAACCGGAGCGGCGCCCCAACGGATACCGGGCCTACAGCGTCCGCGACGCCGTCCTGCTGGCCCGCGTACGCCGGCTGACCGAGCTCGGGCTCAGCCTCGACGAGGTGCGGGACGTCCTCGCGGACGACGCGGGGCGCGACCTGGCCGACGTACTGGAGGAACTGGACGCCGACCTCGCCCGGCAGGAGGCCGAGATCGGGGAGCGCCGGCGGCGGCTCGCGGTGCTGCTGGCCGCCGAGCCGCGGGACACCGAACCCCTGTCCCCCGCGCTCGCCGCGCTCCTCGCAAAGACGCCGCACCCGGCCTCGCCCGCCGCCGCGAAGGACCGCGAGCACCTGACGCTGCTCGACGCCGCGGGCTCCGGCGGCCAGGAACTGTACGCCGCGCTCGGACCGTTGGCGGCCGACCCGGCGCTGCTCGCGCTCTACGAACGCCTCGACGCACTCGCCGAAGCCCCGACGGACGATCCGCGGATCCCGGCGCTGGCAGCCGAGCTGGTGGCGGCCGTCCCCGACGAGGTGTTCGCCGCGATCTCCGCCGAGGGACAGGTCGTGGCCGGGTTCCAGGAGGCGCTGCTCGCGGAGTACGCCCCCGCGCAGGCGGAAGTCGTACGCAGGGTCATGGAGGCTTTCATGCGCAGGAGCCGGGGATGA
- a CDS encoding serine hydrolase domain-containing protein has translation MGHLRQEAEPGEVGLDPKALARLDQHFAHEVDDGRLPGFLVSVSRHGRVAHLTTYGHRDRAAELPVETDTLWRMYSMTKPVTSVAALILMEEGRFGLDTPVAEFLPSFAEPRVYVDGAGPDIRTRPAGQPILIRHLLTHTAGLTFGFYHCHPVDARYREAGIESSVPPGADLAEACEVYAGLPLQFEPGTRWNYSVATNVLGRLIEVVSGRPLDDFFADRVLTPLGMTDAGFCVTPEQASRLAELYGETEDGGIAPVPGLPLHGRPRFLSGSGGLVATAYDYHRFMEFLRRRGELDGVRLLAPRTVAMMTANQLPGGADRRAFGTTVHQEPGSAGLGFGLGVSVVVDPGVTRSPSALGSYGWNGVATTTFWVDPHNDMTVQFLTQVRPTGSHRVYPELKRLIHESLAG, from the coding sequence ATGGGACACCTGCGGCAGGAGGCCGAGCCGGGCGAGGTCGGGCTCGACCCGAAGGCGCTGGCCCGCCTCGACCAGCACTTCGCACACGAGGTCGACGACGGCCGGCTGCCCGGCTTTCTCGTGTCCGTCTCCCGGCACGGGCGCGTCGCCCACCTCACGACGTACGGCCACCGGGACCGCGCGGCCGAACTCCCGGTGGAGACCGACACGTTGTGGCGGATGTACTCGATGACGAAGCCGGTCACCTCGGTCGCCGCGCTGATCCTCATGGAGGAGGGACGGTTCGGACTCGACACGCCCGTCGCCGAGTTCCTCCCGTCGTTCGCCGAGCCGCGGGTGTACGTCGACGGCGCGGGACCCGACATCCGCACCCGCCCCGCCGGGCAGCCGATCCTGATCCGCCATCTGCTGACCCACACGGCGGGCCTGACCTTCGGCTTCTACCACTGCCATCCCGTCGACGCCCGCTACCGGGAGGCGGGCATCGAGTCGTCGGTGCCACCGGGCGCGGACCTGGCCGAGGCGTGCGAGGTGTACGCGGGCCTGCCGCTCCAGTTCGAGCCGGGGACCCGGTGGAACTACTCCGTGGCCACCAATGTCCTAGGCCGGCTCATCGAAGTGGTGTCGGGCCGGCCCCTGGACGACTTCTTCGCCGACCGCGTCCTGACTCCCCTCGGCATGACGGACGCCGGCTTCTGCGTGACGCCGGAGCAGGCGTCCCGTCTCGCCGAGCTGTACGGCGAGACGGAGGACGGCGGTATCGCTCCGGTCCCCGGCCTGCCGCTGCACGGCCGGCCGCGCTTCCTCTCGGGCAGCGGCGGCCTGGTGGCCACGGCGTACGACTACCACCGGTTCATGGAGTTCCTGCGCCGTCGCGGCGAACTCGACGGCGTCCGGCTGCTCGCCCCCAGGACCGTCGCCATGATGACCGCCAACCAGCTCCCCGGTGGCGCCGACCGCCGTGCGTTCGGCACCACGGTCCACCAGGAGCCCGGCAGCGCCGGTCTCGGCTTCGGCCTCGGCGTCTCCGTCGTCGTCGACCCCGGTGTGACCCGCTCCCCGTCCGCCCTCGGCTCGTACGGCTGGAACGGGGTGGCCACCACCACGTTCTGGGTCGACCCGCACAACGACATGACGGTCCAGTTCCTCACCCAGGTACGCCCGACGGGCTCGCACCGGGTCTACCCGGAGCTGAAACGCCTCATCCACGAGTCCCTGGCGGGCTGA
- a CDS encoding MFS transporter, producing the protein MSVPAAPHDAPPGQPRKAALAAWIGSALEYYDFFIYGSAAALIFPKVFFDESDPADATLLSLATFGVAYAARPVGALFLGHFGDHLGRKKIMVFTLILMGLSTFLIGCLPTRAQVGGLAPVLLVLCRVLQGVSAAGEQASANSMTLEHAPPHRRGYFTSFTLNGTQAGQLLATLVFLPVAALPEDQLLSWGWRVPFWLSVAVAVAGYVIRRTLQETPAFAQQAAADGVAKLPLAVLLREHWADVLRVVAAALIASVSTIFTVWALAYATSDSVGLSRSSMLWVGALANLVALGAIPLWAVLSDRVGRRPVFLIGAVGSAVLMFLYLWAISTGSYPLVLLLGVLTFGVVYSAANGIWPSFYGEMFSTRVRLSGMAIGTQIGFAVAGFAVTFAAQIAGPDGDDWSSVALFASALCIPPIVAALTARETHKVPTELLGERPAQGAANRETVTA; encoded by the coding sequence GTGTCCGTCCCCGCCGCCCCGCACGACGCGCCACCCGGCCAGCCGAGGAAGGCCGCGCTCGCCGCCTGGATCGGCAGCGCCCTGGAGTACTACGACTTCTTCATCTACGGCAGCGCCGCCGCGCTGATCTTCCCGAAGGTCTTCTTCGACGAGTCGGACCCCGCCGACGCGACGCTGCTCTCCCTGGCCACCTTCGGTGTCGCCTACGCCGCCCGCCCGGTCGGCGCGCTGTTCCTCGGCCACTTCGGCGACCACCTGGGCCGTAAGAAGATCATGGTCTTCACGCTGATCCTGATGGGCCTGTCGACGTTCCTCATCGGCTGTCTGCCCACCCGCGCCCAGGTCGGCGGCCTGGCCCCGGTGCTGCTCGTGCTCTGCCGTGTCCTCCAGGGCGTCTCCGCCGCCGGCGAGCAGGCCAGCGCCAACTCGATGACGCTGGAACACGCGCCACCGCACCGCCGCGGCTACTTCACCAGCTTCACCCTGAACGGCACCCAGGCGGGACAGCTTCTCGCCACCCTCGTCTTCCTCCCCGTCGCCGCGCTCCCCGAGGACCAACTGCTCTCCTGGGGCTGGCGCGTTCCGTTCTGGCTGAGCGTCGCGGTGGCCGTCGCCGGCTACGTCATCCGCCGCACCCTCCAGGAGACTCCGGCCTTCGCCCAGCAGGCCGCGGCCGACGGTGTCGCGAAGCTGCCGCTCGCCGTGCTGCTGCGCGAGCACTGGGCCGATGTGCTGCGTGTGGTCGCCGCCGCCCTCATCGCCTCCGTGAGCACGATCTTCACGGTGTGGGCGCTGGCGTACGCGACCAGCGACTCGGTCGGCCTGAGCCGCTCGTCCATGCTGTGGGTGGGCGCGCTCGCCAACCTGGTCGCCCTCGGCGCGATCCCGCTCTGGGCCGTCCTGTCCGACCGCGTCGGCCGCCGCCCGGTCTTCCTGATCGGCGCCGTCGGCAGCGCGGTGCTGATGTTCCTCTACCTGTGGGCCATCTCCACCGGCTCCTACCCTCTGGTCCTGCTGCTCGGCGTCCTCACCTTCGGTGTCGTCTACAGCGCCGCCAACGGCATCTGGCCCTCCTTCTACGGGGAGATGTTCTCCACCCGCGTCCGCCTCTCGGGCATGGCCATCGGCACGCAGATCGGTTTCGCGGTCGCCGGCTTCGCCGTCACCTTCGCCGCGCAGATCGCCGGTCCGGACGGCGACGACTGGTCCTCGGTCGCCCTCTTCGCCTCGGCCCTGTGCATTCCGCCGATCGTCGCGGCGCTCACCGCCCGCGAGACGCACAAGGTACCGACGGAACTGCTCGGCGAGCGCCCGGCGCAGGGGGCCGCGAACCGCGAGACCGTGACGGCCTGA